From Bacillus sp. Bos-x628, the proteins below share one genomic window:
- a CDS encoding ribonuclease, whose product MKKLSSLFTMITLIAAILFSGFTPQHAHAETALPSNAAQSVSTQLAPDLHTLAVINTFDGVADYLIRYKRLPDNYITKSQAIALGWVPSKGNLAEVAPGKSIGGDIFSNREGRLPSASGRTWREADINYVSGFRNADRLLYSSDWLIYKTTDHYATFTRIR is encoded by the coding sequence ATGAAAAAATTGAGTTCTTTATTTACGATGATTACTCTGATCGCTGCTATTTTGTTTTCTGGATTCACCCCACAGCATGCTCATGCAGAAACAGCTCTTCCGTCAAACGCCGCTCAATCAGTGTCAACTCAACTTGCACCAGACCTGCATACACTTGCAGTCATTAACACGTTTGATGGGGTTGCAGACTATTTAATCCGCTACAAACGACTACCTGATAACTATATAACAAAATCTCAAGCAATTGCTCTTGGGTGGGTCCCATCAAAAGGAAATTTAGCTGAGGTAGCCCCAGGGAAAAGCATTGGGGGAGACATCTTCTCTAACCGTGAGGGACGACTTCCTTCAGCGAGCGGACGAACGTGGCGTGAAGCGGACATCAATTACGTCTCTGGCTTCCGTAATGCTGATCGTCTTCTGTATTCAAGTGACTGGCTCATTTACAA